One genomic region from Delphinus delphis chromosome 14, mDelDel1.2, whole genome shotgun sequence encodes:
- the LOC132437345 gene encoding nucleophosmin-like isoform X3 → MEDSMDMDMRPLRPQNYLFAVEEDAEEEDVTLLSISGKRSAPGSGSKFPRKKVKLAADEDEDDDDDDDDEEAEEKAPVKKSQESFKKRKKTPKTPKGPSSVEDIKAKMQASIEKGGSLPKVEAKFINYVKNCFQMTDQEAIQDLWQWRKSL, encoded by the exons GAGGCCCCTGAGGCCCCAGAACTATCTTTTCG CTGTGGAGGAAGATGCAGAGGAGGAGGATGTGACACTCCTAAGTATATCTGGAAAGCGTTCTGCCCCTGGAAGTGGTAGCAAGTTTCCAcggaaaaaagtaaaacttgctgctgatgaagatgaagatgatgatgacgacgatgatgatgaggaagctgaagaaaAAGCTCCAGTAAA AAAAAGTCAAGAATCCTTCAAAAAACGGAAAAAAACTCCTAAAACACCGAAAGGACCTAGCTCTGTAGAAGACATTAAAGCAAAAATGCAAGCAAGTATAGAAAAAGGTGGTTCCCTTCCCAAAGTGGAAGCCAAATTCATCAATTATGTGAAGAATTGTTTCCAGATGACTGATCAGGAGGCTATTCAAGATCTCTGGCAGTGGAGGAAGTCTCtttaa
- the LOC132437345 gene encoding nucleophosmin-like isoform X1, whose amino-acid sequence MEDSMDMDMRPLRPQNYLFGCELTADKDYHFKVDDDENEHQLSLRTVSLGAGAKDELNIVEAEAMNYEGSPVKVTLATLKMSVQPTVSLGGFEITPPVVLRLKCGSGPVHISGQHLIAVEEDAEEEDVTLLSISGKRSAPGSGSKFPRKKVKLAADEDEDDDDDDDDEEAEEKAPVKKSVRDTPGKNAQKSNQNGKDSKPSIPRSKSQESFKKRKKTPKTPKGPSSVEDIKAKMQASIEKGGSLPKVEAKFINYVKNCFQMTDQEAIQDLWQWRKSL is encoded by the coding sequence GAGGCCCCTGAGGCCCCAGAACTATCTTTTCGGTTGTGAACTAACGGCCGACAAAGATTATCACTTTAAGGTGGATGATGATGAAAATGAGCACCAGTTATCTTTAAGAACGGTCAGTTTAGGGGCTGGCGCAAAGGATGAATTGAACATTGTGGAAGCAGAGGCGATGAATTATGAAGGCAGTCCAGTTAAAGTAACACTGGCAACTTTGAAAATGTCTGTGCAGCCAACGGTTTCCCTTGGGGGCTTTGAAATAACACCACCTGTGGTCTTACGGTTGAAGTGTGGTTCAGGGCCTGTGCATATTAGTGGACAGCACTTAATAGCTGTGGAGGAAGATGCAGAGGAGGAGGATGTGACACTCCTAAGTATATCTGGAAAGCGTTCTGCCCCTGGAAGTGGTAGCAAGTTTCCAcggaaaaaagtaaaacttgctgctgatgaagatgaagatgatgatgacgacgatgatgatgaggaagctgaagaaaAAGCTCCAGTAAAGAAATCTGTACGAGATACTCCAGGCaaaaatgcacaaaaatcaaaccagaatggaaaagactcaAAACCATCAATACCAAGATCAAAAAGTCAAGAATCCTTCAAAAAACGGAAAAAAACTCCTAAAACACCGAAAGGACCTAGCTCTGTAGAAGACATTAAAGCAAAAATGCAAGCAAGTATAGAAAAAGGTGGTTCCCTTCCCAAAGTGGAAGCCAAATTCATCAATTATGTGAAGAATTGTTTCCAGATGACTGATCAGGAGGCTATTCAAGATCTCTGGCAGTGGAGGAAGTCTCtttaa
- the LOC132437345 gene encoding nucleophosmin-like isoform X2 yields the protein MEDSMDMDMRPLRPQNYLFGCELTADKDYHFKVDDDENEHQLSLRTVSLGAGAKDELNIVEAEAMNYEGSPVKVTLATLKMSVQPTVSLGGFEITPPVVLRLKCGSGPVHISGQHLIAVEEDAEEEDVTLLSISGKRSAPGSGSKFPRKKVKLAADEDEDDDDDDDDEEAEEKAPVKKSQESFKKRKKTPKTPKGPSSVEDIKAKMQASIEKGGSLPKVEAKFINYVKNCFQMTDQEAIQDLWQWRKSL from the exons GAGGCCCCTGAGGCCCCAGAACTATCTTTTCGGTTGTGAACTAACGGCCGACAAAGATTATCACTTTAAGGTGGATGATGATGAAAATGAGCACCAGTTATCTTTAAGAACGGTCAGTTTAGGGGCTGGCGCAAAGGATGAATTGAACATTGTGGAAGCAGAGGCGATGAATTATGAAGGCAGTCCAGTTAAAGTAACACTGGCAACTTTGAAAATGTCTGTGCAGCCAACGGTTTCCCTTGGGGGCTTTGAAATAACACCACCTGTGGTCTTACGGTTGAAGTGTGGTTCAGGGCCTGTGCATATTAGTGGACAGCACTTAATAGCTGTGGAGGAAGATGCAGAGGAGGAGGATGTGACACTCCTAAGTATATCTGGAAAGCGTTCTGCCCCTGGAAGTGGTAGCAAGTTTCCAcggaaaaaagtaaaacttgctgctgatgaagatgaagatgatgatgacgacgatgatgatgaggaagctgaagaaaAAGCTCCAGTAAA AAAAAGTCAAGAATCCTTCAAAAAACGGAAAAAAACTCCTAAAACACCGAAAGGACCTAGCTCTGTAGAAGACATTAAAGCAAAAATGCAAGCAAGTATAGAAAAAGGTGGTTCCCTTCCCAAAGTGGAAGCCAAATTCATCAATTATGTGAAGAATTGTTTCCAGATGACTGATCAGGAGGCTATTCAAGATCTCTGGCAGTGGAGGAAGTCTCtttaa